Proteins encoded in a region of the Shewanella polaris genome:
- a CDS encoding heavy metal translocating P-type ATPase — MNTQTTQLLIEGAGCASCVGKIEKALKTVAQVEQAEMNFADRSVMVTGEVEVASLLEAVEKAGYHAILINDQGGADAIDEKEQADAIYYKSLIKHTIVALAVGIPLMIYGLFIGDMTVTNPIQQLVWGAIGVLTLGIMFFSGKHFYTGAWKSFTHHSANMDTLIALGTGTAWVYSMVVVFAPDLLPEMARHVYFEATAMIIGLINLGLALEVKARGKTSAAIKRLIGLQAKTARVIRNGKAVDIDIALVQLNDKVSVRPGEKIPVDGVVVEGSSFIDESMLTGEPIPVEKSVNDDVVAGTLNKLGSLTFTATRVGKDTALAHIITMVKRAQNSKPPIGRMADVISSYFVPAMMIIAIISAMVWLNFGPEPSVGYAIVSAMTILIIACPCALGLATPMSVMVGVGKAAESGVLIRNGEALQTASTITTMILDKTGTITEGAPKITDILVVNGREEQQVLQLAASIEQHSEHPLAQAVVQAATDKGLTLFNVENFTAIAGFGVQAQYQSAQLLFGNEKLMREKGIALSDYQQQAQALAADAKTPMYFAIDGELAAVIAVADPIKADSVAAIARLKSSGIKVIMLTGDNHATATAVAAKVGVDDFFADVLPQDKAKKVAELQALGEVVGMTGDGINDAPALALANVGFAIGTGTDVAIESADITLMRGSLHGLADAIAVSKATLGNIRQNLVGAFIYNAAGIPLAAGVLFPVFGVLLNPVVAGAAMAFSSLTVVSNANRLRFFTPQQH, encoded by the coding sequence ATGAATACCCAAACAACACAATTATTGATAGAGGGTGCAGGTTGTGCCAGCTGTGTTGGCAAAATTGAGAAAGCACTTAAAACAGTCGCGCAAGTAGAGCAGGCTGAAATGAACTTTGCCGATCGCAGTGTGATGGTCACCGGAGAGGTTGAAGTCGCTAGTTTGCTTGAGGCCGTTGAAAAAGCCGGTTATCACGCTATTTTGATTAACGATCAAGGTGGTGCAGATGCTATTGATGAGAAAGAACAGGCAGATGCAATATATTATAAAAGCCTAATAAAACACACTATTGTCGCATTGGCAGTGGGTATCCCACTGATGATTTATGGTTTGTTTATTGGTGACATGACCGTTACTAACCCAATACAACAGCTGGTTTGGGGAGCAATTGGTGTACTGACCTTAGGGATAATGTTCTTCTCCGGCAAGCATTTTTATACTGGCGCATGGAAATCATTTACTCATCATAGTGCCAATATGGACACCTTAATTGCGCTCGGAACAGGCACTGCGTGGGTTTACTCTATGGTGGTGGTATTTGCACCAGATTTATTGCCAGAAATGGCGCGCCATGTCTATTTTGAAGCAACCGCGATGATCATTGGTTTAATCAATCTTGGACTCGCGTTAGAGGTCAAGGCGCGCGGTAAAACCTCGGCAGCGATTAAGCGCTTAATTGGTTTACAAGCTAAAACGGCTAGAGTGATCCGCAATGGTAAAGCGGTCGATATCGATATTGCCTTGGTGCAATTAAACGATAAAGTCAGTGTTCGACCAGGTGAAAAAATTCCCGTAGATGGTGTGGTCGTTGAGGGGAGTAGTTTTATTGATGAATCAATGTTGACGGGTGAACCTATTCCGGTTGAAAAAAGCGTTAATGATGATGTGGTCGCAGGTACATTAAACAAACTGGGATCACTTACTTTTACCGCCACACGTGTCGGTAAAGATACCGCTTTGGCGCACATTATTACTATGGTTAAACGGGCGCAGAACTCCAAACCGCCAATTGGTCGAATGGCAGATGTTATTTCGAGCTATTTTGTTCCTGCAATGATGATTATTGCCATTATCAGCGCCATGGTATGGCTTAATTTTGGGCCTGAACCCTCAGTGGGATACGCCATAGTGTCGGCGATGACAATTTTAATCATCGCTTGTCCGTGTGCGTTAGGGTTAGCAACACCCATGTCGGTGATGGTAGGTGTAGGTAAAGCCGCTGAATCTGGCGTGCTTATTCGTAATGGTGAAGCTCTGCAAACGGCATCGACTATTACCACCATGATTTTAGATAAAACCGGCACGATTACCGAAGGCGCACCAAAAATCACCGATATCTTAGTGGTGAATGGACGCGAAGAACAACAGGTATTGCAATTGGCCGCGAGTATTGAGCAACATTCCGAACATCCGCTTGCGCAAGCTGTTGTCCAAGCAGCAACGGATAAGGGATTAACCTTATTCAATGTTGAAAATTTTACTGCTATTGCAGGATTTGGTGTCCAAGCTCAGTATCAATCGGCTCAGTTATTATTTGGTAATGAGAAATTAATGCGTGAGAAAGGTATTGCCTTAAGCGATTATCAGCAACAAGCACAGGCGTTAGCGGCAGACGCCAAAACGCCAATGTATTTTGCTATCGATGGTGAACTAGCGGCAGTGATTGCTGTGGCTGACCCGATTAAAGCTGATTCTGTTGCCGCCATAGCAAGGCTTAAAAGCAGTGGTATTAAGGTGATTATGCTTACCGGGGATAACCACGCGACAGCTACTGCAGTGGCTGCCAAAGTGGGTGTAGATGACTTTTTTGCCGACGTATTACCACAAGATAAAGCCAAAAAAGTGGCCGAATTACAAGCTTTAGGTGAAGTGGTTGGCATGACTGGCGATGGTATTAATGATGCCCCAGCGCTGGCTTTAGCCAATGTCGGCTTTGCTATTGGGACCGGAACGGACGTGGCGATTGAAAGTGCCGACATAACGCTAATGCGGGGATCGCTACACGGTTTAGCAGATGCCATAGCAGTGAGTAAAGCGACTTTAGGCAACATTAGACAAAATCTAGTGGGTGCGTTTATTTACAATGCGGCGGGTATTCCGCTCGCTGCTGGGGTGTTATTTCCAGTGTTTGGCGTATTACTTAATCCTGTGGTGGCTGGTGCTGCAATGGCATTTTCATCATTAACTGTGGTGAGCAACGCCAATCGTTTACGCTTTTTTACCCCCCAACAACACTAG
- a CDS encoding cupredoxin domain-containing protein, translating to MLLINLFCVALIALIVWWFWLYKPKAATHQANNAIVVKDGVYSPARITVPANTATQLTFLRQDKAGCSASLLFPDLDISEELPLDKPVVISLPALAKGEYPFHCQMQMYKGVLLVE from the coding sequence ATGCTATTAATTAACTTATTTTGTGTGGCATTGATTGCCCTTATCGTTTGGTGGTTTTGGTTGTATAAACCCAAAGCCGCTACTCATCAAGCAAATAACGCTATTGTGGTTAAAGACGGCGTTTACTCTCCGGCAAGAATAACCGTGCCGGCTAATACTGCAACGCAATTAACTTTTTTACGCCAAGACAAAGCAGGGTGCTCTGCAAGTTTGTTATTTCCAGACTTGGACATTAGCGAAGAGTTACCACTTGATAAACCTGTGGTAATTTCGCTGCCAGCGTTAGCCAAAGGTGAATATCCGTTTCATTGCCAAATGCAGATGTATAAAGGAGTATTACTGGTTGAGTAA
- a CDS encoding DUF2937 family protein yields the protein MIRRLMDYIRLVLFVSGVLIGIQVPGFVDQYGQRLEAHQLEAKLSLAEFQRDADRFFAGDISKLIRHYQQNNDPVFSAGGESIESLYQRYTSLTQALSRFNQHSYSPYQQIILAPQKDIQLETWQAYSYVILLKPHAIAIGLLFGLIVSMLCELILSILYMGCRRVLTPR from the coding sequence ATGATACGACGTTTAATGGACTACATTCGTTTGGTACTATTTGTGAGTGGCGTATTAATTGGTATTCAAGTTCCCGGCTTTGTCGATCAATACGGTCAACGACTCGAAGCACACCAGCTTGAAGCTAAGCTAAGTTTGGCCGAGTTTCAGCGTGATGCCGACCGATTTTTTGCCGGTGATATAAGTAAACTCATCCGCCATTACCAACAAAATAACGACCCAGTATTCAGTGCTGGTGGTGAAAGCATTGAATCACTCTATCAACGCTATACATCATTGACCCAAGCGTTGAGCCGTTTTAATCAACATAGCTATAGTCCTTATCAACAAATAATATTGGCTCCACAAAAAGACATTCAATTAGAGACTTGGCAGGCATACAGTTATGTCATTTTATTGAAACCACATGCCATTGCCATAGGGTTACTGTTTGGGCTAATAGTGTCGATGTTGTGTGAATTAATACTGTCTATTTTATATATGGGCTGTCGTAGAGTTTTAACTCCACGATAA
- a CDS encoding peroxiredoxin: MIATGQSLPKATLSQLTKDGMVNHDVTELFAGKKVVLFAVPGAFTPTCSEAHLPGYVVLADEFKAKGVDLIACVAVNDAFVMKAWGEAQNASELMMLADGDASFTKALGLDMDTAGFGGIRSQRYAMVIDNGVVTLLNVEQGKSFGVSTAEVVMAAL; the protein is encoded by the coding sequence ATGATCGCTACAGGACAATCTTTACCAAAAGCTACCTTAAGCCAACTGACAAAAGACGGCATGGTTAACCACGATGTGACTGAATTATTTGCGGGTAAAAAAGTAGTGTTATTTGCTGTGCCAGGTGCATTTACGCCAACGTGCTCTGAAGCACATTTACCAGGTTATGTTGTACTTGCAGACGAGTTTAAAGCCAAAGGTGTTGATCTTATTGCTTGTGTTGCCGTTAACGATGCATTTGTCATGAAGGCATGGGGCGAAGCACAAAATGCTTCTGAATTAATGATGCTAGCCGACGGTGATGCTAGCTTTACTAAAGCATTAGGTTTAGACATGGACACAGCCGGTTTTGGTGGCATTCGTTCACAACGTTATGCCATGGTCATCGACAATGGCGTAGTGACATTATTGAATGTTGAACAAGGTAAGTCATTTGGCGTGAGTACCGCGGAAGTAGTAATGGCTGCACTGTAA
- the envZ gene encoding two-component system sensor histidine kinase EnvZ, translated as MKLKLKWWQRFLPRSAFSQTVLLIGSLLLINQLVSYWSVAVYFIKPSYEQINQLIARQINILFVDGVDVGREHLTMVDALNAKVRDDGMTVYNLKQAQEAGLSRATYYSFLSEQMSVYLGGEAEVRFSQGENLDVWIKPPQAPSLWIKVPLTGINESDLSPLTLYLLVIGALSVAGGWLFARRQNRPLKRLQKAAVAVSKGDFPPPLPLSGSTEIVEVTHAFNQMANSMKQLEQDRALLMAGISHDLRTPLTRIRLASEMMVEDDQYLKDGIVTDIEDMDSIINQFIAYIRNDQEGIREPDQINRLIQEISQQESHREGTIELSLADCPDIAINSVAIKRVLSNLVENAFRYGNGWVKISSYNQGNYLCFSVEDNGPGIDEAEVEHLFHPFTQGDAARGSVGSGLGLAIIKRIVDRHHGKVMLSNRPQGGLKAQVWLPLIDKEQYS; from the coding sequence ATGAAACTTAAGTTAAAATGGTGGCAACGCTTCTTACCCAGAAGCGCCTTTAGCCAAACAGTATTACTTATTGGCAGCTTATTGCTGATTAACCAATTAGTATCATATTGGTCGGTCGCCGTTTACTTTATAAAACCCAGTTACGAACAGATAAACCAACTTATCGCTCGTCAGATTAATATTTTATTTGTTGATGGAGTTGATGTTGGCCGTGAACACCTCACCATGGTTGACGCCTTAAATGCCAAAGTTCGCGACGATGGCATGACAGTTTACAACTTAAAACAAGCTCAAGAAGCTGGGCTGAGTCGAGCCACTTATTACAGTTTTTTGTCTGAGCAAATGTCGGTATACCTCGGCGGAGAGGCCGAAGTACGTTTTTCACAGGGCGAAAATCTTGATGTATGGATTAAGCCACCGCAAGCACCATCGTTATGGATTAAAGTACCACTGACCGGCATTAATGAATCAGACCTGTCTCCGCTAACATTATATTTATTAGTCATTGGCGCGCTCAGTGTCGCTGGCGGTTGGTTATTTGCCCGTAGGCAAAACCGCCCGTTAAAAAGATTACAGAAAGCCGCGGTCGCGGTATCAAAAGGTGATTTCCCTCCACCGCTACCATTAAGCGGTTCTACCGAAATAGTTGAAGTAACTCATGCCTTTAACCAAATGGCCAATAGCATGAAACAACTAGAGCAAGACCGCGCTTTACTGATGGCGGGTATATCACATGACTTACGCACACCATTGACCCGCATTAGATTAGCATCTGAAATGATGGTGGAAGACGATCAATATTTAAAAGATGGTATCGTCACCGACATTGAAGATATGGATTCGATTATTAACCAATTTATTGCTTATATTCGTAACGACCAAGAAGGCATTCGCGAGCCGGATCAAATTAATCGCCTAATACAAGAAATCAGCCAACAAGAATCGCACCGCGAAGGCACTATAGAATTATCTCTAGCTGACTGTCCCGACATTGCCATTAATAGTGTGGCAATCAAACGGGTATTAAGTAACTTGGTCGAAAATGCCTTTCGCTATGGTAATGGTTGGGTAAAAATCAGCTCATATAACCAAGGTAATTACCTATGCTTTAGCGTAGAAGACAATGGTCCAGGCATTGATGAAGCCGAAGTTGAGCATCTATTCCATCCTTTTACTCAAGGAGATGCAGCTCGCGGTAGTGTTGGGTCCGGATTAGGGCTGGCGATTATTAAACGCATTGTCGACCGTCATCATGGCAAAGTTATGTTGTCTAACCGCCCTCAAGGTGGCTTAAAAGCACAAGTATGGTTGCCGTTAATCGATAAAGAACAATATAGCTAA